A genomic region of Oryza glaberrima chromosome 1, OglaRS2, whole genome shotgun sequence contains the following coding sequences:
- the LOC127761996 gene encoding DNA-damage-repair/toleration protein DRT111, chloroplastic, producing the protein MLGGLYGDLPPPSSSADDDKPSAAGWSSAAKMAPPTLRKPPATFAPPPSVLRNSRPAPKAPAAQPPPPPTLPVETTTSTSFQPALVAVQSTVMEEYDPARPNDYEDYRKDKLKRAKEAEVRKELERRRREEEERERERELREREGRDALNISGEEAWKRRAAMSGSAAPRPSSSPPHGDGFAIGNSSSSGLGLGAGGQMTAAQRMMARMGWKEGQGLGKQEQGITAPLVAKKTDRRGGVIVDENSSKQEKKPKSVNFDGPPTRVLLLRNMVGPGEVDDELEEEVASECSKYGTVLRVLIFEITQADFPAEEAVRIFILFERAEEATKAMIDLEGRFFGGRVVRATFFDEERFGKNQLAPMPGEVAGFD; encoded by the exons ATGCTGGGCGGATTGTACGgcgacctcccgccgccgtcgtcctccgccgacGATGAcaagccctccgccgccggctggtCCAGCGCCGCCAAGATGGCGCCCCCCACCCTCCGCAAGCCCCCCGCCACCTTCGCCCCACCCCCCTCCGTCCTCCGAAACTCCCGCCCCGCCCCCAAGGCCCCCGCCGCacaaccgcctccgccgccgaccctcCCCGTCGaaaccaccacctccacctccttccAGCCTGCCCTTGTCGCCGTCCAGTCCACCGTGATGGAGGAGTACGACCCGGCCAGGCCCAACGACTACGAGGACTACAGGAAGGACAAGCTCAAGAGGGCCAAGGAGGCCGAGGTCAGGAAGGagctcgagcggcggcggcgcgaggaggaggagagggagagggagcgtGAGCTCAGAGAGAGGGAGGGCCGCGACGCCCTGAACATATCCGGCGAGGAGGCCTGGAAGAGGAGGGCCGCAATGAGCGGCTCTGCCGCGCCGAGgccgtcctcctctcctccccatgGAGACGGCTTCGCTATTGGGAACTCATCTTCCTCTGGGCTGGGCCTTGGCGCCGGCGGACAGATGACCGCCGCGCAGAGAATGATGGCCAGGATGGGGTGGAAGGAAGGCCAGGGGCTCGGCAAGCAAGAACAGGGAATCACCGCGCCTCTAGTGGCTAAAAAGACTGATAGGAGAGGAGGAGTAATTGTGGACGAAAACAGCTCCAAGCAAGAAAAGAAGCCAAAATCTGTCAACTTTGATGGCCCTCCGACACGAGTTCTGCTCCTCCGTAATATG GTTGGTCCAGGTGAGGTTGATGATGAGCTGGAGGAAGAAGTGGCCTCAGAGTGTAGCAAGTACGGGACGGTGTTGCGCGTGCTGATATTTGAGATCACTCAGGCGGACTTCCCCGCCGAAGAGGCCGTGAGGATCTTCATACTGTTTGAGAGGGCGGAAGAAGCAACCAAGGCGATGATTGATCTGGAAGGGCGCTTCTTTGGCGGGCGGGTGGTGCGTGCCACCTTCTTTGATGAGGAGAGGTTTGGGAAGAACCAGCTTGCCCCCATGCCAGGTGAAGTTGCCGGCTTCGACTAG